One Lactobacillus sp. CBA3606 DNA window includes the following coding sequences:
- a CDS encoding IS30 family transposase, whose amino-acid sequence MSYKHLTIKEREMLMFLRAKGLSIRAVALRLGRNPSTISRELKRCVGNYSPSKAENDYHQKRQNCHKKRLLDSHPQLRRQIVHYILDLHWSPEQITARFNKEHQWCVSYNTIYRHIYQHNLGEKYSSRGDTGIQRHLRHKHRTRHSKNTRRHREVQTDYISIHERPGFINQRQRIGDWEIDTVIGRTGHSILLTVVDRLSRLTLIKKVAQKDSQEINKGLVELLGAIPKEFVHSITPDHGTEFLHLDEISERLGVTVYWPDPYSPEQRGTNENTNGLIREYFPKRTDIDNYTEQDVEHRQKQLNQRPRKVLNYETPYEVFFDKPLHLV is encoded by the coding sequence ATGAGCTATAAACATCTTACTATAAAAGAACGTGAAATGCTTATGTTTTTACGAGCTAAGGGGTTATCTATCCGGGCTGTTGCGTTACGGCTGGGGCGAAATCCAAGCACTATTTCACGAGAATTAAAACGTTGTGTAGGTAATTATTCCCCAAGCAAAGCAGAAAATGACTATCATCAAAAGCGGCAGAATTGTCATAAGAAGCGGCTATTAGACAGCCATCCACAACTACGCCGTCAAATTGTTCATTACATCTTAGATCTGCACTGGTCACCAGAGCAGATTACCGCTCGCTTTAATAAGGAACATCAATGGTGTGTTAGCTATAACACAATTTACCGTCATATCTATCAACACAATTTAGGTGAGAAGTACTCCTCACGTGGTGATACCGGTATTCAGCGCCATCTCAGACATAAACATCGGACTCGACATTCAAAGAATACTAGACGACATCGAGAAGTACAGACGGACTATATCTCAATTCATGAGCGCCCCGGTTTTATCAACCAGCGTCAACGTATAGGTGACTGGGAAATTGATACTGTGATTGGTCGAACGGGTCACTCCATCCTTTTAACGGTTGTCGATCGGCTTAGTCGGCTTACGCTTATCAAAAAGGTTGCGCAAAAGGACTCGCAGGAGATAAATAAAGGCTTAGTTGAACTGTTAGGGGCCATTCCTAAAGAATTTGTTCATTCTATTACACCAGATCATGGGACCGAATTTCTTCATCTTGATGAAATCAGTGAAAGGTTAGGTGTTACTGTCTATTGGCCCGATCCATATTCGCCTGAACAGCGTGGAACAAATGAGAATACAAATGGATTAATTCGGGAATATTTTCCTAAGCGAACAGATATTGATAATTATACGGAACAGGACGTTGAGCACCGCCAAAAGCAGTTAAATCAAC